A region from the Perca fluviatilis chromosome 16, GENO_Pfluv_1.0, whole genome shotgun sequence genome encodes:
- the npm1a gene encoding nucleophosmin 1a isoform X1, translating to MNGLDEEPMAPQTFLYGCVLEAGKEVVFNPEDDEFEHQLDLRMACVDPSTKDELHMVEVEGQDTEGQIIKAALVSLKPSTLPSVCLGGFTISPPATFRLKAGAGPIHISGQHLVMMGADMSSDDDEDDDEEEEEDVRTSKKRPAPSPALKTLKKIKMEEDDEDDEDEDDEDDEDDDDEESEEESPVKAKPTPSKQAAPAQNGKSPKPVTPAIKQEKTPKGKGDKTPKPPTTPKGTASTAEIKAKLKGVTLPKIQPKFENFMMKCHNVSDAKVIAELWKWRQTLKDDK from the exons atgaacGGGCTAGACGAGGAACCAATGGCACCACAGACCTTTCTTTACG GTTGTGTCCTGGAAGCTGGAAAGGAGGTGGTGTTCAATCCAGAGGATGATGAATTTGAGCATCAGCTAGATCTAAGGATG GCCTGTGTGGACCCCAGCACGAAAGATGAACTTCACATGGTGGAAGTGGAAGGACAAGACACAGAGGGTCAGATCATCAAGGCAGCACTGGTTTCACTTAAGCCCTCTACCCTGCCAAGT GTGTGTCTCGGTGGCTTCACAATCTCACCCCCAGCAACTTTCCGTCTGAAGGCAGGTGCTGGTCCAATCCATATCAGTGGACAACACCTTGTCA TGATGGGGGCCGATATGTcttctgatgatgatgaagatgatgatgaggaggaggaggaagatgtcAGAACATCAAAGAAAAGACCTGCTCCCTCCCCTGCCCTCAAGACTCTG aaaaaaattaaaatggagGAGGATGACGAAGATGACgaggatgaagatgatga ggatgatgaagatgatgatgacgagGAGAGTGAGGAAGAGTCCCCTGTTAAG GCCAAGCCGACCCCATCCAAACAAGCAGCCCCTGCTCAGAATGGAAAGAGTCCTAAACCGGTCACTCCAGCCATAAAGCAG GAAAAGACCCCTAAAGGTAAGGGTGACAAGACTCCTAAACCCCCAACGACTCCCAAAGGAACTGCCTCAACTGCTGAGATTAAAGCCAAGTTGAAG GGAGTAACATTACCCAAAATCCAGCCCAAGTTTGAGAACTTTATGATGAAATGTCATAATGTCTCAGACGCCAAG GTTATTGCGGAGCTGTGGAAGTGGAGACAGACGTTGAAGGATGATAAATAA
- the kcnip1b gene encoding Kv channel-interacting protein 1b isoform X2, whose translation MGAVVGTLTMQTKQRRPSRDRTDEEVEMATVCYRPEGLDQLEAQTNFSKQELQILYRGFKNECPSGVVNEETFKHIYAQFFPHGDASMYAHYLFNAFDTTNNGSIKFKDFVMGLSTLLRGTLREKLEWTFHLYDINKDGYINREEMTEIVRAIYDMMGKYTYPALKGDVPQQHVDAFFQKMDKNKDGVLTLEEFIIACQEDEIMMRSMQLFENVM comes from the exons ATGGGTGCAGTGGTGGGCACTTTGACCATGCAAACCAAGCAGAGGAGACCATCCAGAG ATAGAACAGATGAGGAGGTGGAGATGGCGACGGTGTGCTACAGGCCAGAGGGTCTTGACCAGTTGGAAGCCCAAACTAACTTCAGCAAACAGGAGCTGCAGATCCTCTATCGTGGTTTCAAGAAT GAATGTCCAAGTGGTGTTGTAAATGAGGagacatttaaacacatttacgCACAGTTCTTTCCTCATGGAG ATGCAAGCATGTATGCTCATTATCTTTTCAATGCATTTGACACTACAAACAATGGCTCCATTAAGTTTAAG GACTTTGTAATGGGTTTGTCTACACTGTTGCGAGGAACACTGAGAGAAAAGCTTGAGTGGACGTTTCACCTTTATGACATTAACAAAGATGGCTACATAAACAGAGAG GAAATGACTGAGATTGTGAGAGCCATTTATGACATGATGGGCAAGTACACGTACCCTGCACTAAAGGGAGATGTCCCGCAGCAGCATGTGGATGCTTTTTTCCAG aaaatggATAAAAACAAAGATGGAGTGCTGACTTTGGAGGAGTTTATTATAGCCTGCCAGGAG GACGAAATCATGATGAGATCCATGCAGCTGTTTGAAAATGTGATGTAG
- the npm1a gene encoding nucleophosmin 1a isoform X2 encodes MEGCVLEAGKEVVFNPEDDEFEHQLDLRMACVDPSTKDELHMVEVEGQDTEGQIIKAALVSLKPSTLPSVCLGGFTISPPATFRLKAGAGPIHISGQHLVMMGADMSSDDDEDDDEEEEEDVRTSKKRPAPSPALKTLKKIKMEEDDEDDEDEDDEDDEDDDDEESEEESPVKAKPTPSKQAAPAQNGKSPKPVTPAIKQEKTPKGKGDKTPKPPTTPKGTASTAEIKAKLKGVTLPKIQPKFENFMMKCHNVSDAKVIAELWKWRQTLKDDK; translated from the exons ATGGAAG GTTGTGTCCTGGAAGCTGGAAAGGAGGTGGTGTTCAATCCAGAGGATGATGAATTTGAGCATCAGCTAGATCTAAGGATG GCCTGTGTGGACCCCAGCACGAAAGATGAACTTCACATGGTGGAAGTGGAAGGACAAGACACAGAGGGTCAGATCATCAAGGCAGCACTGGTTTCACTTAAGCCCTCTACCCTGCCAAGT GTGTGTCTCGGTGGCTTCACAATCTCACCCCCAGCAACTTTCCGTCTGAAGGCAGGTGCTGGTCCAATCCATATCAGTGGACAACACCTTGTCA TGATGGGGGCCGATATGTcttctgatgatgatgaagatgatgatgaggaggaggaggaagatgtcAGAACATCAAAGAAAAGACCTGCTCCCTCCCCTGCCCTCAAGACTCTG aaaaaaattaaaatggagGAGGATGACGAAGATGACgaggatgaagatgatga ggatgatgaagatgatgatgacgagGAGAGTGAGGAAGAGTCCCCTGTTAAG GCCAAGCCGACCCCATCCAAACAAGCAGCCCCTGCTCAGAATGGAAAGAGTCCTAAACCGGTCACTCCAGCCATAAAGCAG GAAAAGACCCCTAAAGGTAAGGGTGACAAGACTCCTAAACCCCCAACGACTCCCAAAGGAACTGCCTCAACTGCTGAGATTAAAGCCAAGTTGAAG GGAGTAACATTACCCAAAATCCAGCCCAAGTTTGAGAACTTTATGATGAAATGTCATAATGTCTCAGACGCCAAG GTTATTGCGGAGCTGTGGAAGTGGAGACAGACGTTGAAGGATGATAAATAA